CACAGTTTGAGTATCAAGACTCTAGGCAGCAGCAAGAAACCATTTTGGGTCTGAGTTGAGGGAAAGGGATAGGGGAGTGATGGAAAGTTGCCTATGGCACCTCCTTTGAGTTGCAGCCAACAATTTGAAGGATATATAGAcctacaatattttatttaatttgtttatagAACCTTTTTCTATATGCCCCATCCCTCCTTTCCGATGTGAAGCTGTCTTGcctgaagaaatgttttaaaccACCTTATTCCTGTCTTTCATACAGAGCAAGGCTAAAGAGCTGCCTCTCTCTGCTGTACGTTTTATGGAAGAACTGGGTGAGTGTGCCTTTGGAAAAATCTATAAAGGCCATCTCTATCTCCCAGGCATGGACCATGCTCAGCTGGTTGCTATCAAGACCTTGAAAGACTATAACAACCCCCAGCAATGGACAGAATTTCAACAAGAAGCCTCTCTAATGGCAGAACTGCACCACCCCAATATCGTCTGCCTTCTAGGTGCCGTCACTCAGGAACAACCTGTGTGCATGCTTTTTGAGTATATGAATCAGGGAGATCTCCATGAGTTTCTCATCATGCGATCCCCACACTCTGACGTTGGCTGCAGCAGTGACGAAGATGGGACTGTGAAGTCCAGCCTGGACCATGGAGATTTTCTGCACATTGCAATTCAGATTGCAGCCGGCATGGAATACCTGTCTAGTCACTTCTTTGTCCACAAGGACCTTGCAGCTCGCAATATTTTAATCGGAGAGCAACTTCATGTAAAGATTTCAGACTTGGGGCTTTCCAGAGAAATTTACTCCGCTGATTACTACAGGGTCCAGAGTAAGTCCTTGCTGCCCATTCGCTGGATGCCCCCTGAAGCCATCATGTATGGCAAATTCTCTTCTGATTCAGATATCTGGTCCTTTGGGGTTGTCTTGTGGGAGATTTTCAGTTTCGGACTCCAGCCATATTATGGATTCAGTAACCAGGAAGTGATTGAGATGGTGAGAAAACGGCAGCTCTTACCATGCTCGGAAGACTGCCCCCCCAGAATGTACAGCCTCATGACAGAGTGCTGGAATGAGATTCCTTCCAGGAGACCAAGATTTAAAGATATTCACGTCCGGCTTCGGTCCTGGGAGGGACTCTCAAGTCATACCAGCTCTACTACTCCTTCTGGGGGAAATGCCACCACACAGACAACCTCCCTCAGTGCCAGCCCAGTGAGTAATCTCAGTAACCCCAGATATCCTAATTACATGTTTCCAAGCCAGGGTATTACACCACAGGGCCAGATTGCTGGTTTCATCGGCCCGCCAATACCTCAGAACCAGCGATTCATTCCCATCAATGGATACCCAATACCTCCTGGATATGCAGCGTTCCCAGCTGCCCACTATCAGCCAACAGGTCCTCCCAGAGTGATTCAGCACTGCCCGCCTCCCAAGAGTCGGTCCCCAAGCAGTGCCAGTGGGTCGACTAGCACTGGCCATGTGACTAGCTTGCCCTCCTCAGGATCCAATCAGGAAGCAAATATTCCTTTACTACCACACATGTCGATTCCAAATCATCCTGGTGGAATGGGTATCACTGTTTTTGGCAACAAGTCTCAAAAACCCTACAAAATTGACTCAAAGCAACCATCTTTGCTGGGAGACTCCAATATTCATGGACACACCGAATCTATTATTTCTGCAGAactgtaaaatgtaaatgtggTATGCAGGACAAACTAGACAGCCGTAGAAAAGATTTCtattcaaatgtttttattaaagtaAGGTTCTCATTTAGCAGACATCGCAACAAGTATCTTCTGTGAAGTTTGACTGTGTCTTACCAAGCAGGACAGACACtagccagaaaacaaaaaaaaatgaaaatattgtggGATATGCACTCCATTGGAGTGCATGACATGGCATTGGGACTGGAACATGTGGTTTCAAGTACTGAAAACTGCAAACCAGTGAAGAGGAAAAGAACCTTGtgattaaatgtaaaaccaaaagtCAAATGGTGCTTTGTGTTTTAGCCTTCAGTCACCACGACTGGTCTCTCCCCCAAATGTATATACACCATAGCATTTGTCTACCTGCTGTCTTTTCTTCAGGACAGATATTCAGGAATTATATTGATTCAGTTAAGACTCTGTGCATGTTCTTATGGAAGTGATGTTCAGAATCAATGAAGAAGCTTCAGGCCAAATTTGAAACCCTGGAGGGAAACGAGCCATAACACAAGTATAACGAACCCTGAAGCCTTCCATGTCATTGGGCTTCTTTGGGAAGGTGTAGAGTGTGCCTTTTTGTGAATCCTCCTGTGATCCTGAGGGTCTTTCCCACAGTTTCTCACAGCATATTTACATAGCCCTTGAAATAACACAGGGCATCAGACCATAAGAAGGCTAGATGTGGATGCTAGAATTGATTGTTGCTTGATAGTTCACTTTGCTGGATTAGGAATGAGGCACCAAAGGAAGCACCGTGAGGAAAATGGCCCCACAGCCTAGATCAGCATCTGTGGGATCCCATGGGGACAGCCCCCAAAGGAGTTTTCTGGAACCAGTAACACTGAAAAATAAGTGTGTGGCTACAGATGAGCACAATCACCCCTTGCAACTCCCTGTTTACAAGTTGTCCGAAGCATTGGGGTGCTTATGGTCAACGGACTCTAGGGAAGTAGGAAACTCCATGATGATACCAATGTCTAGTAATTTTAGTTTCTCTCCCTTTTGTTTCTGTGCTAGAAATGTTCACAGCTTTGATTCCAGCCCCCAAAATTATAACAGTATATTCATACAGTTAGTTGGAATCCAAAGGCAATGACTTCTATTTTGCAAAATATGATGGTCTTCCTACAAAACAAGTACTGAGTTCTCATTTCAAAAGTTACCAAGAACTGAATTCTTTAACTAGCAAACAGAAACAACATGATCATTTTTGCCTCAGTGGGATGTTTCATATGTGCATCTCATGGCATTTACCTGCCAACCATCTTTGCCAAGTTTAGAATTCTTATGGGTTTCAAGTTCTATatagaaagtaattttatttttgatttttctgttgttaaaaaaaaaacttctttattcTAAGAACAATGTCtcaaagtttcatttttatttcaaaggtaTAGGAGACTTGTAAAGAGACTTACAGGATATAAAAGTAGTTCCTGGAAATGATATTTGATAAGGAAAATATAagataattaaaaacacattgatgttttcattttttaatacaacTAGCCTGAGTAATCAAGAAAATATGTTTACCAAAATGCATTGCAATTTTCCCAAACCTGAGTCTTCAGATAGCAATCATGAACTTACAGGTACTGTGAACTCAAAGAATTGGCTATATTCAGATTTCTGGAGATAAATTAAGACATATTTTTGTGGCATAAATAAGCTGATTCAGAAGTTACATTTCTTTAGGTAGAGGAGAATATTTGTATCCTTTTGTTGCTATGCAACTGTTTAATGATGAAACTTCAAACCACAATTTTGTATATCATATGACAATCAGTTGTTTTccaagaatatttattattttaagaacacAATTTCAGTGAATCTTGAGTTTTTCTAGGAGTCCCTTAAAGGGAAATTAGCATTCCATGAGCCAGTAAAATACTTACTctggtaaaacattattatgGTTAAAAAGTAAATTCAAGTTAGTTTTTTATAAAGaactattaacatttattttaaacattttataactgaaaacatTAAGGTGAGCAAATGAAATTTCAAAACCACttgtaataaagtattttataatcGCACTGTGATACTATATAACACAGTCTCTTTTGtatcaaaatagtatttttttcacaaactgaaaaatatcttttcctttgtTGACAATGTTTTGTAAGATGACTTTATTTTcagatctttttctctttttttgcacaAAACTATGCTTATGGTTTGTGTCACAGAAgtgaaaatatatgcatttttatatcttgtctgtttttgtttcctttgtttttaacttgatataaattttcttcaaatatataatGGCAATTTTCAAATCTCTCACCCTACCATATCTTTCCTTATTTTCACTGCATGCATTTAATCACTGTATTACTTAATGTTTGATTTGTTATTATGGGCATTTCAAATAGAGAAGCATTGAATTGTAATGACAAAAAAGCTATTTTATATTAAGGATATATGCATTTGTATTTCACACACCAGAGATGATATTAAACACTGATTATTTTATGCTGctgtttattaaaaatgtttactataaaatattatttcctgaATATTGCTGTCCTAGAGGcatttgggaaattttaaaatttatatttcatagaAAGAGTAATCACAATTCCTATTTGctgttatttcattaaattttttttttcagtaggctTTTAAAACAGACTTGAGCATTCTTTTGCTAACAACCATAGGTGGAGAGGTGAATCCTAGTGATTTCATAACTGAATACTATCCACCTATATATGGCAAGCTTTGaattttgggggggagggggcagggaagagagaaaaaaaaagagaaagaaagaaattaaagaatgaaagagaaagaaagaggaagagaaagagggggagagaacaggagtcttgctttattgcccaggctagaatgcagtctaaaaatgggtattgaaaacctcttttatgccaataattgtgcttaacaatggagacaggaagaaatgagggaagaaaataacaagcagccaACGAATATTTCATTTAAAGCCTTGAAATGCTAtacaattactgaggagtgatttaattccagttatgtagtcacttttagagtaggtgtgatgtggtactgataagaatgtatgttttgtggatttggagtggagagttctgtaaatgtttatttagtttacttgttccgggtccgagttcaagtcctgtatatccttgttagttttctgtcacattgatctgtctaatattgacaatgtgatgttaaagcctcccactattattgtgtgggagtctaagtctctttataagtcattaagaacttgccttatgtatctgggtgctcctgtattgcgtgcatatatatttaggatcgttagttcttcttgttgcattgatccttttaccattatgtaatgaccttctttgcctcttttgatctttgttgctttaaagtctattttatcagaaactaggattacaactactgcttttttttttactctccatttggttagtaaatcttcctccatccctttgttttgagtctttgtgtatccttgcatgtgtgatgggtctggatgcagcataccaaagggttttggctttttgtccaatttgcctatctgtgtcttttgattggggcatttagtttatttaaatttaggattaataacaatatatgttagtttaatactgccatttgatgctagctggctgttttgctcattagttgatgtagagtcttcattatgttgatgctctttactttttggtatatttttggaatggctaatactggttgttcctttctatgtgtagtgcttctttcagatgctcttgtaaagcaggcctcatggtgatgaaatctctgagtacttgcttgttcacaaaagattttatttttccttcacttatgaagcttactttggctggatattaaattctgggttgaaagttcttttctttaaggatgttgaatattggcccccactctcttctggcttattggatttctgctgagagatctgctgtaagtctgataggcttccctttgtgggtaaccggacctttctctctggctgcccttagcattttctccttcatttcaaccctggtgaatctgacaattatgtgccttgaggttgctcttcttgaggaatatttgtggtgttctccgtattacctggagttgaatattgtcctgccttgttaggttaggaaagttttcctgaataatatcctgaagaatattttccaacttggattcattctcttcgtcacattcaggtacacctatcaaacgtagattagggcTTTTCACATagccccatatttcttggagactttgctcattcttttttacccttctttctctaatcttgtcttctcattttatttcattgagttggtcttcgacctctgatatcctttcttctgcttgatcaatgtgactgttaaaacttgtgcatactttgcaaagttctcgtattatgtttttcagctccattaattcacttatatttctctctaaattgtctattctcgttagcatttcatcaaaccttttttcaaggttctcagtttctttgcattgggttagaacatattcttttagctcacagaagtttcttattatccaccttctgaagcctgattctaacaattcatcacactcattctccatcaggccttgttcccttgctgatgaggagctgtgatcccctgaaggaggagaggcagtctggtttcagatgttttcagcctttctgtgctggtttattcccatctttgtggatttatccacctgtcgtctttgtaattgctgactttcagattgggtctctgagtggacatccagcttggtggtgatgttatttctgtttccttgttttcCTTCGGTGCATGCCcctccccaacagagctggaccttcctgggttcagctgtgtttGCTATGAAACTCTGAACTgtcagcatttccaattgctgtttttttgtgggagtgggaccagCCAGGACCCATCACCTGGCTCCCCGCCTCAGagcccccttttttcttttcctaattgaatgattgattctctcccaggtgccccagtcgCCCGccgaaaaggcgctgggatctatgcaatttcctGTGTGGtgactgcaccagctgaaacagcagtgcCGAGATTAGTGGcacttttctgcccgggaatctcccgGTCTGGCTCCCAGCTTCACCCCCtctttcaatcagctgaatgggcgactctgccttcctggagctccaaacacCAACCAAAAGGGCACCGAGTCCTGCATACTCCACACAGAACCGCCATGCCAGGTTGCCGTGCCGGCCAAAAGAGttgcgctggtgacccgtggggctcctccgcctggtccgtaggcaacaaaaattcatctggaagtctgacctccactcactccctgcaccttcactgggagctgcaatcctgagctgctgctagttggtggccatcttggatctctctcccagctttgaatttttaaaatcaaaataatatattgaatagttACAAccaatgaaatgcaaaaaaaaaatttgattttaagaATACAGTTGCctcattttctgccttgatgTTTCCACATAACCTTAGATATCAAAAGTCACCTCTTTGGACTCTAAAGAAAAAGAGTCTATGTACATCTTATTATGTCCAACTTAGCCTCCTACCATACTGATAAAATAGATGTGGCCATTTAATTGTCACAACTTATCTTTATGACCTTATTTGCCCAAAAAAAAGAGTTCCTAACCTGGCAATTAATACACACGGTCAAGGAAAATGAATACCATTATGAAAGTTCAAAGAACTTGTCCATTTCTGCTATTTAAAATAGAAGTACAATAAAACTCTCAGTGCCTTATCCATCTGTTTTAGGTGCAGCTCTTATCACCACCTCAACAATCGAACTCAGTAAGGCAATCCCTTCACATG
Above is a window of Saimiri boliviensis isolate mSaiBol1 chromosome 11, mSaiBol1.pri, whole genome shotgun sequence DNA encoding:
- the ROR1 gene encoding inactive tyrosine-protein kinase transmembrane receptor ROR1 — its product is MHRPRRRGTRLPLLALLAALLLTARGAAAQETELSVTAELVPTSSWNVSSELDKDSYLTLDEPMNNITTSLGQTAELHCKVSGNPPPTIRWFKNDAPVVQEPRRISFRTTIYGSRLRIRNLDTTDTGYFQCVATNGKKVVSTTGVLFVKFGPPPTASPGYSDEYEEDGFCQPYRGIACARFIGNRTVYMESLHMQGEIENQITAAFTMIGTSSHLSDKCSQFAIPSLCHYAFPYCDETSSVPKPRDLCRDECEILENVLCQTEYIFARSNPMILMRLKLPNCEDLPQPESPEAANCIRIGIPMADPINKNHKCYNSTGVDYRGTVSVTKSGRQCQPWNSQYPHTHTFTALRFPELNGGHSYCRNPGNQKEAPWCFTLDENFKFDLCDIPACDSKDSKEKNKMEILYILVPSVAIPLAIALLFFFICVCRNNQKSSSPPVQRQPKHVRGQNVEMSMLNAYKPKSKAKELPLSAVRFMEELGECAFGKIYKGHLYLPGMDHAQLVAIKTLKDYNNPQQWTEFQQEASLMAELHHPNIVCLLGAVTQEQPVCMLFEYMNQGDLHEFLIMRSPHSDVGCSSDEDGTVKSSLDHGDFLHIAIQIAAGMEYLSSHFFVHKDLAARNILIGEQLHVKISDLGLSREIYSADYYRVQSKSLLPIRWMPPEAIMYGKFSSDSDIWSFGVVLWEIFSFGLQPYYGFSNQEVIEMVRKRQLLPCSEDCPPRMYSLMTECWNEIPSRRPRFKDIHVRLRSWEGLSSHTSSTTPSGGNATTQTTSLSASPVSNLSNPRYPNYMFPSQGITPQGQIAGFIGPPIPQNQRFIPINGYPIPPGYAAFPAAHYQPTGPPRVIQHCPPPKSRSPSSASGSTSTGHVTSLPSSGSNQEANIPLLPHMSIPNHPGGMGITVFGNKSQKPYKIDSKQPSLLGDSNIHGHTESIISAEL